One segment of Gammaproteobacteria bacterium DNA contains the following:
- a CDS encoding decaprenyl-phosphate phosphoribosyltransferase has translation MTLQRKKSVLLGLIKLMRPKQWVKNAFVLAPLLFTGAFLDHPSLIKALIAFGLFCVASSATYIVNDIHDIEHDRKHPKKLLTRPLASGQVRIPHAIILLLILYLILALGYSQEPKVVLVIISYLGLNLAYTFVLKHKPVIDIFCIALGFVLRVYAGAMALAVPVSSWMFVTTLCLALYLAAIKRRQELLKIGSNSREVLQHYSVELVDRYAQMAAIGALLFYSLFVMTARPEMVITIPFVLYGLFRYWFIVETLEGGESPTDALLFDWQLLLTVLIWAGVCVWALI, from the coding sequence ATGACACTTCAAAGGAAGAAATCAGTTTTATTAGGCTTAATCAAGCTAATGCGCCCCAAACAATGGGTGAAAAATGCCTTTGTGCTTGCACCCCTGCTCTTTACCGGCGCCTTTTTAGACCACCCTTCATTAATCAAAGCTTTAATTGCCTTTGGGTTATTTTGTGTAGCGTCTTCAGCTACTTATATTGTAAATGATATTCACGATATTGAACACGACCGCAAACATCCAAAGAAACTGCTAACCCGCCCGCTGGCTTCTGGTCAAGTCAGAATACCGCATGCGATTATTCTTTTATTAATTTTATATCTGATTTTAGCTTTGGGATATTCTCAAGAACCTAAGGTTGTTTTGGTGATTATTAGCTATTTAGGGTTAAACTTAGCGTATACGTTTGTTTTGAAACATAAGCCCGTGATTGATATTTTCTGTATCGCGTTAGGATTTGTGTTGCGCGTCTACGCAGGCGCCATGGCACTTGCCGTCCCTGTTTCTTCATGGATGTTCGTTACTACACTCTGTCTTGCCCTTTACCTAGCAGCTATTAAACGTCGTCAAGAACTGCTTAAAATTGGCTCAAATAGTAGAGAAGTGCTGCAGCATTATTCTGTGGAGTTAGTTGATCGCTACGCTCAAATGGCAGCGATTGGCGCACTCCTTTTTTATAGCCTTTTTGTTATGACAGCTCGCCCAGAGATGGTTATTACTATTCCCTTTGTTCTTTATGGTTTGTTTCGGTACTGGTTTATCGTGGAAACACTGGAAGGTGGTGAGTCACCGACAGATGCCCTATTATTCGATTGGCAGCTGCTTTTAACAGTCTTGATTTGGGCAGGTGTTTGCGTCTGGGCGCTCATATAA